Proteins encoded in a region of the Quercus lobata isolate SW786 chromosome 8, ValleyOak3.0 Primary Assembly, whole genome shotgun sequence genome:
- the LOC115956956 gene encoding uncharacterized protein LOC115956956, protein MVKKTDSPFTTVVLECPVPSKFHLPQLKPFDGLKDPLDHLNIFKTTLGLQQPPDKILYCSFLTTLKGVAREWFTKLPTSSIDDFEQLSSSFLCHFVGGQHPKRPADHLLTIKQGEKETLRSYVKHFTRETLEVDEADDKVQLTAFKAELKSKEFVVSLAKNPLWTMAEMLLKTQKYMNAEDALVRIEEVEKPNKRERKGR, encoded by the coding sequence ATGGTCAAAAAGACAGATTCACCCTTTACCACGGTAGTCTTAGAGTGCCCAGTGCCCTCGAAGTTTCACCTACCACAACTCAAACCGTTTGATGGGTTGAAGGATCCTTTGGATCATCTTAACATCTTCAAGACAACTCTGGGTCTCCAACAGCCACCTGATAAGATATTATAttgttccttcctaactacccTCAAAGGAGTTGCGAGGGAATGGTTCACGAAGTTACCAACTTCGTCCATCGATGACTTCGAGCAACTGAGCAGCTCCTTCTTATGCCATTTCGTCGGTGGACAACACCCAAAAAGGCCAGCAGACCACTTGCTTACAATTAAACAAGGAGAAAAGGAGACGTTAAGATCATACGTGAAGCATTTCACCCGAGAAACTTTAGAGGTGGATGAAGCGGATGACAAAGTGCAGCTGACGGCCTTTAAAGCTGAGTTAAAGTCCAAGGAGTTTGTGGTCTCGCTCGCGAAGAATCCCCTATGGACGATGGCAGAAATGCTCCTGAAAACtcaaaagtacatgaacgctGAGGATGCTTTAGTGAGAATCGAAGAAGTCGAAAAGCCTAATaagagggaaagaaaagggagatGA
- the LOC115954625 gene encoding transcription factor MYB7-like, whose translation MGRAPCCSKVGLHRGPWTPREDTLLTKYIQAHGEGHWRSMPKKAGLLRCGKSCRLRWMNYLRPDIKRGNITPDEDDLIIRLHALLGNRWSLIAGRLPGRTDNEIKNYWNTHLSKRLISEGTDPNTHKKLSDPLKELKRRKNNKSKNKSNNMNKQKKKSKGVANVGPEKPKLHLPKPVRVTSFSLPRNDSIDWNVFSGSSGPEIKGGYVGLEMVNNVNPWCNFKDGENGVGVGFLVGDEDDHDDLVNGSDFECQSDLPSGDNSLAKLYEEYLDLLKMEETQVDLDNFAESLLI comes from the exons atgggAAGGGCTCCTTGTTGTTCGAAGGTTGGATTGCATAGAGGTCCATGGACGCCTAGAGAAGACACATTGCTTACCAAGTATATTCAAGCTCATGGTGAAGGTCATTGGAGATCTATGCCTAAAAAGGCTG GGCTGCTTAGGTGTGGAAAGAGCTGCAGGCTAAGATGGATGAACTACCTAAGACCAGATATAAAGAGAGGAAACATAACTCCTGATGAGGATGACCTAATTATCCGATTACATGCACTACTTGGCAACCGGTGGTCTCTCATCGCAGGTAGGCTTCCCGGTCGAACTGATAACGAGATAAAGAACTATTGGAACACCCATCTCAGTAAAAGACTCATAAGCGAAGGAACCGACCCTAATACTCACAAGAAGTTATCAGATCCACTCAAAGAATTAAAGAGAAGGAAGAACAACAAAAGCAAGAACAAGAGCAACAACATGAATAAGCAGAAGAAAAAGAGCAAGGGCGTGGCAAATGTGGGGCCAGAGAAGCCTAAGCTTCACCTTCCAAAGCCCGTTAGggttacttctttttcattACCGAGAAACGACAGTATTGATTGGAATGTGTTTAGTGGGTCATCAGGGCCAGAAATTAAAGGAGGATATGTTGGTTTAGAGATGGTAAATAATGTAAATCCTTGGTGTAATTTTAAAGACGGTGAAAATGGTGTCGGGGTTGGCTTTCTTGTTGGTGATGAAGATGATCATGATGATCTTGTCAACGGCTCAGATTTTGAGTGCCAGTCTGATTTACCTTCGGGTGATAACTCTCTAGCGAAGCTGTATGAGGAGTATTTAGACCTCTTGAAGATGGAGGAAACGCAAGTTGACTTAGATAACTTTGCTGAATCACTATTGATCTGA